The sequence GAATTAAAGTTTGAACAATTGGGTTGGCCTGACATTGTGTATCAATAAGAAATAAAAAGGTCGTTCCTTTCTTATCGCTTTTAGCCAACATTAGATCACCGCCTAAAGAAGAAGCATAGAGTTTACTGATATATAATCCTAATCCCATTCCCCCTAAACCTTCATCAATTGGATGAAACGGCTGAAATAGGAAAGGGATTTTATCAGTAGGAATTCCCTCCCCATGATCAGATATTTGAAATAACAGACGGGTTTCTCCCAAAGAACTGATACATACTAAGACATCTGTATCAGAGGGGGCAAATTTCAGAGCGTTGTCTATTAAGTTCTTTAAAATTTGGCCCAGCTTTATTTCATCCGTCACAATGAACTCAGGCACCGCACGGCGAAGACTGATTCTGATTTTGACCGAACGGGTAGAAGGTAAACCTCTAACGTTGGGAGTCATTGATAATA is a genomic window of Chitinophaga sp. LS1 containing:
- a CDS encoding ATP-binding protein, which produces MTPNVRGLPSTRSVKIRISLRRAVPEFIVTDEIKLGQILKNLIDNALKFAPSDTDVLVCISSLGETRLLFQISDHGEGIPTDKIPFLFQPFHPIDEGLGGMGLGLYISKLYASSLGGDLMLAKSDKKGTTFLFLIDTQCQANPIVQTLIH